A genomic stretch from Schaalia odontolytica includes:
- a CDS encoding O-antigen ligase family protein — MTYEASAVSDAVGSDRDDALRARMMRYTVAAMFFVGFAGKGVRGIFGEIGSLVPMLILLVSFVVLFRTSGRSLLLRRFPTTTCMFVAWCALTCVWSVAPLQSAQYAVVSSALTFVSIAVAVALPLTELVGALILSFQWIIGSSFALEALVAFFGRGPLAPPILWGRGLLPASYYWVHGLLLEGGPIQGFPGNRNPLAFIALLLAVCLILRYMQTKRDRLVTLFWLGACGAVLVLTQSATVALSTVGCLVVIAGLVVQRRVPERLRLRVVGGFAGFGVLTAIAAFFCRHAIADAFGRSPDMSGRSVIWHAVAPLIVQRPIGGWGWFIGWPTWMEPFASLVIRPDGTPTNQAHNVYVEAALTTGFVGAGLVTIAIVWTLYRVVKVAVAHIDDNLWDVIPAVIMIAMFIQSFTESRLLFEGNWMLFVMIATWVKVRGEVPVVWPSAARQHLEYS; from the coding sequence ATGACGTATGAGGCGAGCGCCGTTAGCGATGCCGTGGGGTCCGATCGCGATGATGCCCTGCGCGCGCGCATGATGCGCTACACGGTTGCAGCGATGTTCTTTGTTGGCTTTGCCGGCAAAGGCGTCCGCGGCATCTTCGGTGAGATCGGTTCCCTCGTTCCGATGCTGATTTTGCTTGTGTCGTTTGTGGTGCTTTTCCGCACCTCGGGGCGCTCGCTCCTACTGCGTCGCTTCCCGACGACGACATGCATGTTCGTCGCCTGGTGCGCCCTTACCTGTGTGTGGTCGGTGGCCCCCCTCCAAAGCGCACAGTACGCGGTCGTATCCTCTGCCCTCACCTTCGTTTCGATTGCGGTAGCCGTCGCGCTGCCGCTCACTGAGCTCGTCGGAGCGTTGATCCTGTCCTTCCAATGGATCATCGGATCGTCGTTTGCGCTCGAGGCCCTCGTCGCCTTCTTCGGTCGTGGCCCGCTTGCCCCGCCCATCCTGTGGGGCAGGGGGCTTCTGCCGGCGTCCTATTACTGGGTGCACGGCCTTCTTCTCGAGGGCGGGCCCATCCAGGGTTTTCCTGGCAACAGGAATCCTCTCGCTTTCATCGCCTTGCTGCTGGCGGTCTGCCTGATTCTTCGATACATGCAGACGAAGCGGGATCGCCTCGTAACGCTATTCTGGCTCGGCGCGTGCGGTGCCGTGCTGGTCCTGACGCAGTCAGCAACGGTCGCTCTGTCGACGGTCGGCTGCCTTGTGGTGATCGCAGGTCTCGTCGTGCAGCGGCGCGTCCCGGAACGTCTGCGACTGCGCGTCGTGGGTGGGTTTGCGGGCTTTGGCGTTCTCACCGCCATCGCGGCCTTCTTTTGCCGCCATGCGATCGCCGATGCTTTTGGCCGCAGCCCCGATATGAGTGGACGCTCCGTGATCTGGCACGCCGTGGCGCCGCTCATCGTGCAGCGTCCTATTGGAGGCTGGGGTTGGTTTATTGGTTGGCCGACGTGGATGGAACCTTTTGCGTCACTCGTGATTCGTCCCGACGGGACGCCGACTAATCAGGCGCACAACGTGTACGTCGAAGCCGCGTTGACGACCGGTTTCGTGGGCGCAGGCCTCGTCACGATTGCGATCGTTTGGACACTGTATCGCGTCGTGAAGGTGGCGGTCGCCCACATTGACGACAACCTGTGGGACGTGATCCCCGCCGTCATCATGATTGCGATGTTCATCCAGTCTTTCACCGAGTCGCGCTTGCTGTTCGAAGGCAACTGGATGCTCTTCGTCATGATCGCGACGTGGGTGAAGGTACGAGGCGAAGTGCCTGTTGTGTGGCCTTCGGCGGCTCGCCAGCATCTCGAATATTCTTGA
- a CDS encoding argininosuccinate synthase, whose product MSSKDRVVLAYSGGLDTSVAIGWIGEQTGREVVAVAVDVGQGGEDLEVIRQRALDCGAVEAYVADARDEFAEEYCMPALKANALYEGKYPLVSALSRPVITKHLVKAAREFGATTVAHGCTGKGNDQVRFEVSITSMAPDMDCISPVRDLALTRDVAIDYAEKHSLPIETTKHNPFSIDQNVWGRAIETGFLEDLWNAPTKDVYNYTDDPTYPPLPDEVVITFDKGIPVAIDGRAVTPLEAIQEMNRRAGAQGIGRIDMVEDRLVGIKSREIYEAPGAVALIEAHQALESVTLERMQRRYKRQLEQTWGELVYEAQWYSPLKKSMDAFIEHTQEYVSGDIRMVLHGGRATVNGRRSESSLYDFNLATYETGDTFDQSSSRGFIDIYGLQSKLAAARDVRFGQNMGY is encoded by the coding sequence ATGTCGAGCAAAGACCGCGTCGTCCTGGCGTATTCAGGCGGTCTGGACACCTCTGTCGCTATCGGATGGATCGGCGAGCAGACCGGCCGTGAGGTCGTCGCCGTCGCCGTTGATGTCGGCCAGGGCGGAGAAGACCTGGAGGTCATTCGCCAGCGCGCCCTCGACTGTGGGGCCGTCGAGGCGTACGTCGCAGACGCTCGTGATGAGTTCGCTGAAGAATACTGCATGCCCGCGCTCAAGGCGAACGCTCTGTACGAAGGCAAGTACCCGTTGGTTTCAGCTCTGTCGCGTCCCGTCATCACGAAGCACCTGGTGAAGGCTGCCCGCGAGTTCGGTGCGACGACCGTCGCCCACGGCTGCACCGGTAAGGGCAACGACCAGGTCCGTTTCGAGGTCTCGATTACCTCGATGGCTCCCGATATGGATTGCATCTCCCCGGTTCGTGATCTCGCCCTGACGCGAGATGTCGCTATCGATTACGCCGAGAAGCACAGCCTGCCGATCGAAACGACCAAGCACAACCCCTTCTCGATCGACCAGAACGTGTGGGGCCGCGCTATTGAGACGGGCTTCCTGGAAGACCTGTGGAACGCTCCCACGAAGGATGTCTACAACTACACCGATGATCCGACCTACCCGCCGCTGCCCGACGAGGTCGTCATCACCTTCGACAAGGGCATCCCGGTCGCCATCGACGGCCGTGCGGTCACCCCGCTCGAGGCCATCCAGGAGATGAACCGCCGCGCGGGCGCGCAGGGCATCGGCCGTATCGACATGGTTGAGGATCGCCTCGTTGGTATCAAGTCCCGCGAAATCTACGAGGCCCCCGGAGCTGTAGCGCTCATCGAAGCTCACCAGGCGCTTGAGTCGGTAACGCTGGAGCGCATGCAGCGCCGCTACAAGCGTCAGCTGGAGCAGACCTGGGGTGAGCTCGTGTACGAGGCGCAGTGGTACTCGCCGCTCAAGAAGTCGATGGATGCCTTCATTGAGCACACGCAGGAGTACGTCTCCGGCGACATCCGTATGGTCCTGCACGGTGGTCGCGCGACAGTCAACGGTCGTCGCTCTGAGTCCTCCCTGTACGACTTCAACCTGGCGACTTACGAAACCGGCGATACCTTCGATCAGTCCTCCTCTCGTGGCTTCATCGACATCTACGGTCTGCAGTCGAAGCTTGCGGCTGCCCGCGACGTGCGTTTTGGCCAGAACATGGGGTACTGA
- the argR gene encoding arginine repressor — protein MHMSAASAFPSTKSARHEMIRDLLASESIGSQEGLRARLAERGVDVTQTTLSRDLMDLRATKIRNASGALIYTVPDHDGGLTHDAEAANVRLARWCQLLLVTSVKVGSQLVLRTQVGAANLLASSIDAVRRDEIAGTIAGDDTILVICRSEQGAASVERSLLALAEPGALPEN, from the coding sequence ATGCATATGAGTGCAGCATCCGCCTTTCCGAGCACGAAGAGTGCACGCCACGAAATGATCCGAGACCTCCTCGCATCCGAATCCATCGGCAGTCAAGAGGGCCTACGCGCCCGGCTGGCCGAGCGGGGTGTTGACGTCACCCAGACGACTCTGTCTCGCGACCTCATGGACCTGCGGGCTACGAAGATCCGCAACGCCTCCGGCGCGCTCATCTACACGGTGCCCGACCACGATGGCGGTCTCACCCACGATGCCGAAGCTGCCAACGTTCGCCTCGCGCGCTGGTGTCAGCTCCTCCTCGTCACTTCCGTGAAGGTGGGAAGCCAGCTGGTCCTGCGCACTCAGGTCGGGGCCGCGAATCTCCTGGCCTCATCGATCGATGCTGTGCGGCGCGACGAGATTGCCGGAACAATCGCCGGCGACGACACGATCCTCGTGATCTGTCGCAGCGAACAAGGTGCGGCCAGCGTCGAACGATCGCTGCTTGCCCTCGCCGAGCCGGGCGCACTCCCCGAAAACTAG
- a CDS encoding flavodoxin domain-containing protein: MHILVTAASKHGATDEVADAIAKRLEAKGFTVDRAAPADVTTVERYDAVIVGSAIYILQWMPEAHDFMERFKDELRAKQVWAFSVGMNGVPKHSEQDGSRVGPLLTHVNCRELRTFPGRYKPTLMSLRERSVARLAGVVEGDFRDWDVIDEWADHIASELSA, translated from the coding sequence ATGCACATCCTTGTTACTGCAGCATCAAAGCACGGGGCGACGGATGAGGTCGCCGACGCCATCGCGAAGCGCCTCGAAGCGAAGGGGTTCACCGTTGATCGAGCCGCGCCCGCTGACGTGACCACGGTTGAACGTTACGACGCTGTGATTGTTGGCTCCGCCATCTACATTCTCCAGTGGATGCCCGAGGCCCACGACTTTATGGAGCGCTTCAAGGATGAGCTGCGCGCCAAGCAGGTCTGGGCTTTCTCGGTCGGCATGAACGGGGTTCCGAAGCATTCCGAGCAGGATGGCAGCCGAGTCGGCCCGCTGCTCACACACGTTAACTGCCGTGAGCTGCGTACATTCCCTGGACGCTACAAGCCGACGCTCATGTCGCTGCGTGAGCGTTCGGTCGCGCGCCTCGCCGGCGTCGTTGAGGGCGATTTCCGTGACTGGGACGTGATTGACGAGTGGGCTGACCACATCGCGTCTGAGCTGTCGGCCTGA
- the pheT gene encoding phenylalanine--tRNA ligase subunit beta, with translation MPMVPLSWLADHVDVAEGTDAEALAAALVKVGLEEEEIHPARVTGPLVVGRVLTRVEETASNGKIVNYCRVDVGEHNDAPGTGKEPSDLPSRGIICGAHNFDVDDLVVVSLPGAILPGDFQIAARKTYGHVSDGMICSARELGLGEDHDGIIVLPKYFPDREIPAVGTDIVSWLGLGEEVLEINVTPDRGYCFSMRGIAREYSHSTGASFRDPGLPGVIASEPAVANGCGFPVVFSDDAPIRGRSGVDRFVARVVRGTNPSAPTPRWMVERLEAAGMRSLSLAVDITNYVMLDLGQPMHAYDLGDLAGPIVVRRARAGETLVTLDEEKRELDPQDLLITDSPEGEGSRIIGIAGVMGGAYSEVGEGTSDVLFEAAHFDSVSVARSSRRHKLHSEAAKRFERGTDPQLPAVAAQRAVELLVQYGGGTADEGVTDVDERGEDVVISLPVGEAQRLTGVAHTPERIAELLRTVGCVVEGPDNGVFTVTAPSWRPDLTLPADLVEEVARLDGYDNIPVIMPTAPAGHGLTTAQKARRLSAAALADGGLVEVESYPFVSDTWDRQGIPVDDPRREALRLRNPMADDAPWLRTTILDTLLDVAGRNVSRSNADVAIFEVAKVARPAGTVPADLPGADERPSDEVLAALEAGIPAQPWHIGGVLTGQAVPAGVLANARAFDWADALEHVRRVASGLGVRVEVTRAWMDEVPAHKGAPMPAPATDPAAVAPFHPGRVARVFVRAGRDLVDVALAGELSPAACRSFGLPARSCAFEIDMDALISQMSAAPIQVKGVSTFPLAKEDIALVVPSDIPASRVEQIVRQGAGQLAESVTLFDIYEGDQVPEGHRSLAFALRLRAADHTLTAKESSQVRAQVVAKAAKVLGASLRA, from the coding sequence ATGCCTATGGTCCCGCTGAGCTGGCTGGCCGATCACGTTGACGTCGCCGAAGGAACCGACGCCGAGGCTCTTGCTGCCGCCCTCGTGAAGGTCGGCCTCGAAGAGGAAGAGATTCACCCGGCGCGCGTCACCGGTCCCCTCGTCGTGGGTCGTGTTCTGACCCGTGTGGAAGAGACCGCATCGAACGGCAAGATTGTCAACTACTGCCGTGTGGATGTGGGGGAGCATAACGATGCTCCCGGCACCGGAAAAGAGCCCTCCGATCTGCCGAGCCGCGGCATCATCTGTGGTGCCCACAACTTCGACGTCGACGACCTCGTCGTCGTCTCTCTGCCTGGCGCGATCCTGCCAGGAGACTTCCAGATCGCCGCTCGTAAGACCTATGGTCACGTCTCCGACGGCATGATCTGCTCCGCGCGCGAGCTCGGCCTGGGCGAGGACCACGACGGCATCATCGTGCTGCCGAAGTACTTCCCGGACCGGGAGATCCCCGCCGTCGGCACCGACATCGTGTCCTGGCTCGGCCTGGGCGAAGAGGTCCTCGAGATCAACGTGACCCCGGATCGTGGGTATTGCTTCTCCATGCGCGGTATCGCTCGTGAATACTCGCACTCCACCGGCGCGTCCTTCCGCGACCCCGGCCTGCCCGGCGTGATCGCGAGCGAGCCTGCGGTCGCGAACGGTTGCGGCTTCCCGGTCGTGTTCTCCGACGACGCCCCGATTCGTGGCCGCTCTGGTGTGGACCGCTTCGTCGCACGTGTTGTGCGCGGGACGAACCCTTCCGCCCCGACACCGCGCTGGATGGTCGAGCGTCTCGAGGCCGCCGGAATGCGGTCGCTCTCCTTGGCCGTCGACATCACGAACTACGTCATGCTCGACCTTGGCCAGCCGATGCACGCCTACGATCTGGGCGACCTGGCCGGTCCGATCGTCGTGCGCCGCGCCCGCGCTGGGGAAACGCTGGTGACCCTCGACGAGGAAAAGCGCGAGCTTGACCCGCAGGATCTGCTGATCACTGACTCGCCCGAGGGTGAGGGTTCTCGCATCATCGGCATCGCCGGTGTCATGGGCGGGGCCTACTCCGAGGTCGGCGAGGGCACGAGCGACGTTCTCTTCGAGGCCGCTCACTTCGATTCGGTGTCGGTTGCCCGTAGCTCGCGCCGCCACAAGCTGCATTCTGAGGCTGCGAAGCGCTTCGAGCGCGGTACGGATCCGCAGCTCCCTGCGGTGGCTGCCCAGCGTGCCGTCGAGCTGCTCGTCCAGTACGGCGGCGGCACGGCCGACGAGGGCGTGACGGACGTGGACGAGCGTGGAGAGGACGTCGTCATCTCGCTTCCCGTCGGTGAAGCGCAGCGCCTGACCGGCGTCGCGCATACTCCCGAGCGCATCGCCGAGCTGCTGCGCACGGTCGGGTGTGTCGTGGAAGGTCCCGACAACGGCGTGTTCACGGTTACCGCTCCCTCGTGGCGTCCCGATTTGACACTGCCGGCTGACCTGGTCGAGGAAGTCGCTCGCCTTGACGGCTACGACAACATTCCAGTTATCATGCCCACCGCCCCGGCAGGCCACGGTCTGACGACCGCGCAGAAGGCTCGCCGTCTGTCGGCAGCGGCGCTCGCTGACGGGGGACTGGTCGAGGTCGAGTCCTACCCGTTCGTGTCCGATACCTGGGATCGTCAGGGCATTCCCGTCGACGATCCGCGCCGCGAGGCGCTGCGCCTGCGTAATCCCATGGCGGATGACGCACCGTGGTTGCGCACGACGATCCTTGACACCCTTCTGGATGTCGCTGGCCGTAACGTCTCGCGATCCAATGCGGATGTAGCGATTTTCGAAGTCGCTAAGGTTGCTCGTCCAGCGGGAACTGTCCCGGCAGACCTGCCCGGTGCCGACGAACGGCCTTCCGATGAGGTGCTTGCGGCGCTCGAAGCCGGTATCCCGGCGCAGCCCTGGCACATTGGCGGCGTCCTGACCGGCCAGGCCGTTCCGGCCGGCGTCCTGGCGAATGCTCGGGCGTTCGATTGGGCGGACGCTCTTGAGCATGTGCGTCGCGTCGCCTCAGGCCTTGGCGTACGCGTCGAGGTGACGCGCGCGTGGATGGACGAGGTGCCCGCGCACAAGGGCGCTCCGATGCCTGCTCCGGCGACGGATCCCGCTGCCGTTGCGCCGTTCCACCCCGGTCGCGTGGCCCGCGTCTTCGTGCGTGCCGGCCGAGACCTCGTGGACGTCGCGCTCGCCGGCGAACTGTCGCCTGCAGCCTGCCGTTCCTTCGGTCTTCCCGCGCGTTCGTGCGCATTCGAGATCGACATGGATGCGCTGATTTCCCAGATGAGTGCTGCTCCCATTCAGGTCAAGGGAGTCTCGACCTTCCCGCTGGCAAAGGAAGACATCGCACTGGTTGTGCCCTCCGATATCCCGGCTTCGCGCGTCGAGCAGATCGTGCGTCAGGGTGCGGGTCAGCTTGCTGAGTCCGTGACGCTCTTCGACATCTACGAAGGTGATCAGGTGCCCGAGGGCCACCGTTCTCTTGCATTTGCGCTGCGACTGCGCGCGGCAGACCACACGCTGACCGCGAAGGAGTCGTCGCAGGTTCGCGCGCAGGTCGTCGCGAAGGCAGCAAAAGTTCTGGGAGCGTCGCTGCGCGCCTAG
- the pheS gene encoding phenylalanine--tRNA ligase subunit alpha translates to MAGNAPDLDPLDEAAVNAVREAGLADIEAANSLDALKAVRASILGDQAPLVTANRTIGSLEPAQRGLAGKNLGQARKVLTEALVERQAVLAAEHEARMLVEESVDVTLPTVRRSAGARHPLETLMEEVADFFVAMGWDIAEGPEIEHEWFNFDSLNFDIDHPARQMQDTLYIDGRSVGAQTEDGAHLVMRTHTSPVQSHAMLSRGVPLYVACPGKVFRSDALDATHTPVFHQVEGLAVDKGLTMAHLKGVLDHFAKAMFGPEAKTRLRPSYFPFTEPSAEMDLWFPQKKGGPGWIEWGGCGMVNPNVLRANGVDPEVYSGFAFGMGIERTLMLRHGIADMHDIVEGDVRFSQQFGVNGRGN, encoded by the coding sequence ATGGCTGGCAATGCCCCTGACCTTGATCCTCTTGACGAGGCAGCCGTTAACGCCGTTCGTGAGGCCGGCCTCGCCGATATTGAGGCCGCGAACTCGCTTGATGCGCTGAAGGCTGTTCGCGCCTCGATCCTCGGTGATCAGGCACCGCTCGTGACCGCTAATCGCACGATCGGCTCGCTCGAGCCCGCGCAGCGCGGTCTCGCAGGCAAGAATCTCGGTCAGGCGCGCAAGGTGTTGACCGAGGCGCTCGTGGAACGTCAGGCAGTTCTTGCCGCTGAGCATGAGGCTCGCATGCTCGTCGAGGAGTCCGTCGATGTGACCCTGCCGACCGTGCGCCGCTCGGCTGGTGCTCGTCATCCCCTCGAGACCCTTATGGAAGAGGTCGCTGACTTCTTCGTGGCGATGGGCTGGGATATTGCCGAGGGCCCCGAGATCGAGCACGAGTGGTTTAACTTCGACTCCCTCAACTTCGACATCGATCACCCGGCGCGCCAGATGCAGGACACGCTCTACATCGACGGCCGCAGCGTCGGCGCGCAGACCGAGGATGGTGCTCACCTTGTAATGCGCACGCACACCTCCCCGGTCCAGTCGCACGCCATGCTCTCTCGCGGTGTTCCCCTCTACGTGGCCTGTCCCGGTAAGGTGTTCCGCTCTGACGCGCTCGATGCGACCCACACCCCGGTTTTCCATCAGGTGGAGGGCCTCGCCGTCGATAAGGGACTGACGATGGCTCACCTCAAGGGCGTTCTCGACCACTTCGCCAAGGCCATGTTCGGCCCCGAGGCGAAGACTCGTCTGCGTCCCTCGTACTTTCCCTTCACCGAACCCAGTGCCGAAATGGATCTGTGGTTCCCTCAGAAGAAGGGTGGCCCCGGCTGGATTGAGTGGGGCGGCTGCGGCATGGTCAACCCGAACGTGCTGCGCGCCAACGGCGTCGACCCTGAGGTCTACTCGGGTTTTGCTTTCGGTATGGGTATCGAGCGCACGCTGATGCTGCGTCACGGCATCGCCGATATGCATGACATCGTTGAGGGAGACGTGCGCTTCTCCCAGCAGTTCGGAGTGAATGGAAGGGGTAACTGA
- the panB gene encoding 3-methyl-2-oxobutanoate hydroxymethyltransferase produces the protein MSHITQPENVPTASSQTPALFSAKRVRIQHIARAKAEGIPLTMLTAYDALTAPILEAAGVDMLLVGDSLGNVILGHSSTLPVTLEDMERATAAVARSTSRAMIVADLPFGAYEDSVEHAFASATRLMKAGAHAVKLEGGESRAHIIAGLVSAGIPVCAHLGYTPQSENTLGGPRVQGRGDGADALRRDAEAVEKAGAFAVVFEMVPSSIATELTQTLSIATIGIGAGPNTDGQVLVWSDMAGYSDWTPSFVRTFGELGRALHDAASDYVDAVRERSFPGPDNYKND, from the coding sequence GTGTCTCACATTACGCAACCGGAGAACGTGCCCACGGCCTCGTCGCAGACGCCCGCGCTCTTTTCCGCCAAGCGCGTGCGCATCCAGCACATCGCTCGCGCGAAGGCTGAGGGAATTCCCCTCACCATGCTCACCGCCTACGATGCGCTCACCGCGCCGATCCTCGAGGCAGCGGGGGTGGACATGCTCCTCGTCGGCGATTCGCTTGGCAACGTGATCCTTGGCCACTCCTCGACGCTACCCGTCACCCTGGAAGACATGGAGCGAGCCACAGCGGCCGTCGCTCGCTCAACCTCGCGCGCGATGATCGTCGCAGACCTTCCCTTCGGTGCCTACGAAGACTCGGTCGAGCACGCCTTTGCCTCCGCCACGCGCCTCATGAAGGCCGGCGCGCACGCCGTCAAGCTCGAGGGCGGCGAGAGCCGCGCCCACATCATCGCTGGCCTGGTCTCGGCGGGCATCCCCGTGTGCGCCCACCTGGGTTACACGCCCCAGTCGGAAAACACCCTGGGCGGCCCTCGTGTGCAGGGTCGCGGTGACGGCGCAGACGCCCTGCGTCGCGACGCCGAGGCCGTCGAAAAGGCCGGCGCATTCGCCGTCGTTTTCGAAATGGTGCCTTCCTCGATCGCCACCGAACTCACCCAGACGCTGTCGATCGCCACGATCGGCATCGGCGCGGGCCCGAATACCGACGGCCAGGTGCTCGTGTGGTCGGACATGGCGGGATACTCGGACTGGACGCCTTCCTTCGTGCGCACGTTCGGGGAGCTGGGTCGTGCCCTGCACGACGCGGCTAGCGACTACGTCGATGCCGTGCGTGAGCGCAGCTTCCCGGGCCCCGACAACTACAAGAACGACTAA
- the map gene encoding type I methionyl aminopeptidase gives MEASPLARRAPLGTLKPGRISPMRAVPGHIERPEYMFHDGPERVTASDIKSPETIAKIREAGRIAAGAIEAVGAAIAPGVTTEELDRIGHEYLIAHDAYPSCLGYMGFPKSLCSSINEVICHGIPDDRPLEDGDIVNIDITAYKDGVHGDTCAMFEVGSVDEESHLLIERTKNAMMRGIKAVGPGREINVIGRVIEAYAKRFDYGVVRDYTGHGVGEAFHSGLIVPHYDAAPAYDTVMEPGMVFTIEPMLTLGTVEWEQWDDDWTIVTADRSRTAQFEHTVVVTEDGAEILTLP, from the coding sequence ATGGAAGCATCGCCACTCGCGCGACGTGCGCCCCTCGGTACGCTCAAGCCGGGCCGCATCTCGCCTATGCGCGCCGTACCCGGGCACATCGAGCGCCCCGAGTACATGTTCCACGACGGACCCGAGCGCGTCACAGCCTCGGACATTAAGAGCCCCGAGACCATCGCAAAGATCCGCGAGGCAGGTCGCATCGCGGCCGGTGCCATCGAGGCCGTCGGTGCCGCCATCGCGCCGGGCGTGACCACGGAGGAACTCGACCGCATCGGTCACGAGTATCTGATCGCCCACGACGCATACCCTTCTTGCCTGGGCTACATGGGCTTTCCCAAGTCCCTGTGTTCCTCGATCAACGAGGTCATCTGCCACGGCATTCCGGACGACCGACCGCTCGAGGACGGCGACATCGTCAACATTGACATCACGGCCTACAAGGACGGCGTCCACGGCGACACGTGCGCGATGTTCGAGGTGGGATCCGTCGACGAAGAGTCTCACCTGCTCATCGAGCGCACCAAGAACGCCATGATGCGCGGCATCAAGGCCGTGGGGCCGGGCCGCGAAATAAACGTGATCGGTCGCGTCATCGAGGCCTATGCGAAGCGCTTCGACTACGGCGTCGTGCGCGACTACACGGGACACGGTGTAGGCGAGGCCTTCCATTCGGGCCTGATCGTCCCCCACTACGATGCGGCCCCCGCCTACGACACGGTCATGGAGCCCGGCATGGTCTTCACGATCGAGCCGATGCTGACCCTGGGCACGGTCGAGTGGGAGCAGTGGGACGACGACTGGACCATCGTGACGGCCGACCGCTCGCGTACTGCCCAGTTCGAGCACACCGTTGTCGTCACCGAAGACGGGGCTGAGATCCTCACCCTTCCGTGA